A window of Candidatus Babeliales bacterium genomic DNA:
ATATAATTTTTTGGTTTTAATTATGGCAGCGCCTATACATATGTATAGGCGCTGCCATTTTTTTTGTTCTTTTCTATAGATTCTATGAGAAAATAGCTACTTTTGGTGATGTTGAATACAAATGTTGACTTTATCTATTTGAATATGATCTTATTTGGTTGATAGTGATTTATTTCAAACGGTTTCTCATTATTTGTTTTTAGGGGAGCAAACAATGGTTAGTAGAATAATTGGTTTTTATTTGACATGTGTGGTGGCCGCCAGCAGTAATTTTCTCTTTTCGGCATCTCCATATCGAGTTTCTATTATTACATCGGTATATAAGGGAGATGACTATATCGAAGAGTTTATGCAAGATATAACGCGACAAACAATTTTTGATCAATGCGAACTCATTATGATTAACGCAAATTCTCCTCATAATGAAGAGCCGGTCATTAAGAGATATATGGAACAGTATCCCAACATTGTATATTTACGGCTGGAAGAAGATCCAGGACTGTATGCAGTTTGGAATATTGGTATAAAAATGGCGAGTGCTGATTATGTAACCAATGCAAATTTAGATGATCGATTGAATCCATGTTGCTATGAAAAACATGCACAAGCTTTAGATGAAGATTCAACCGTTGACCTTGCCTATTCGGGCGTATATATTACCACAAAACCGCATGAAACATTCGAAAATAATAGTGCCAATGGATTCACCATTTGGCAAAGTACACGAGATTTTAATAAAGATTTATTGATTCGTAAATTTGTTCCCTATCCATGTAATAATCCAATGTGGCGTAAATCGTTACACCATTATTATGGCCTTTTTGACGAACGATTTAGATCGGCAGGTGATTTAGAAATGTGGTTACGCGCGGTAATATTTGGCGATGTAAAATTTAAACGGGTTGATGGTATCCATGGATTATATTATTGGAATCCAAATGGCCTTTCTTCAAGCGAATTTCCCGGCGCATCTGCCACAGGAACCAGAGAAAAAGAGATTTTACGTAAAACGTATCACGAACTGTATGATACAGTATTTCAGCAAATTGAATTTTTAGATCGATAACAGTAATTAGAGTTGATCCGAAAATTATTGCCATATATGAAAGCTAACCAGGAATAAGAAATTTCCGATCGTCGTCGCGAGCCGCCATTGGCGTGCGTGGCGATCCAGGTTAATAAAGGAGTATTTTGATGAAGACAATAAAAAAAGATCTATTTAGTCGCGCTCATACTGAGCACACTATTTCCTGGATCACCACGCAGGCTCGTGACGACGATAGTGAATATCCTTTGCATTGTACTAGTTTTTTGCATTACGAAAATCTCTTTATAAAGGATCTTGTATGAATGTTAATAAAATTATTTTTTTATTATTTGTCTCTACCGGGTATTTGTTTCCAGACTCTGCTGATACAAAAATTGTTGCATTATTGCAGATTCGTAACGAACGGGAAGTGGTTGAGCAATGTTTGCGTATGTTGAGTCTGTATGCGGATGGGATTGTTGT
This region includes:
- a CDS encoding glycosyltransferase; protein product: MVSRIIGFYLTCVVAASSNFLFSASPYRVSIITSVYKGDDYIEEFMQDITRQTIFDQCELIMINANSPHNEEPVIKRYMEQYPNIVYLRLEEDPGLYAVWNIGIKMASADYVTNANLDDRLNPCCYEKHAQALDEDSTVDLAYSGVYITTKPHETFENNSANGFTIWQSTRDFNKDLLIRKFVPYPCNNPMWRKSLHHYYGLFDERFRSAGDLEMWLRAVIFGDVKFKRVDGIHGLYYWNPNGLSSSEFPGASATGTREKEILRKTYHELYDTVFQQIEFLDR